One genomic region from Thalassomonas viridans encodes:
- a CDS encoding OmpA family protein, translated as MRRINNILDSHNSGGWKIAFADFAMAMMAVFMILWMTAIIDEEKRALVAQYFSNTENVETVKMPLDTTDEIKKQTQEPEQEPISTPPKQLPPPVEPAPVELDKPTPIDVLIEKIKQSPALQKYSKEVVLSTHALGLKIQIMDSVNQAMFTLGDSQLTSASSQILTELAPLLNETEQHISISGHTDSLAYPKGYAKDNWTLSVNRADSARQSLLKAGLKPERIAEIVGMGDSLPYDAAHPDAPINRRIAIIVLNKEVYQAMVKARSRL; from the coding sequence ATGAGACGCATCAATAACATTCTTGACTCACATAACTCCGGTGGCTGGAAAATAGCATTTGCCGATTTTGCTATGGCAATGATGGCTGTATTTATGATCCTATGGATGACCGCGATAATCGATGAAGAGAAAAGAGCATTGGTTGCCCAATATTTTTCGAACACAGAAAACGTGGAAACGGTAAAAATGCCCCTTGATACAACTGACGAAATAAAGAAACAAACGCAGGAGCCGGAACAAGAGCCAATATCAACGCCACCAAAGCAATTACCTCCTCCCGTGGAGCCAGCCCCCGTAGAATTAGACAAACCAACCCCGATTGATGTACTAATTGAGAAAATTAAGCAAAGCCCCGCGCTGCAGAAATATTCAAAAGAAGTTGTATTATCAACACACGCTTTAGGTCTTAAAATTCAAATTATGGATTCAGTCAACCAAGCCATGTTCACCTTGGGCGATAGTCAATTAACATCTGCATCCAGTCAAATACTGACAGAGCTTGCCCCTTTACTGAACGAAACCGAACAACATATTAGTATAAGTGGCCATACCGACAGCTTGGCATACCCAAAAGGCTATGCTAAAGATAACTGGACCCTCTCGGTAAACCGAGCCGATAGCGCGCGACAATCCCTGCTCAAAGCAGGCCTAAAACCGGAAAGAATTGCGGAGATTGTCGGCATGGGCGATTCTTTGCCCTACGATGCTGCACACCCCGATGCTCCGATTAACCGCCGGATTGCGATCATAGTACTAAATAAAGAGGTGTACCAAGCAATGGTCAAGGCCCGCTCCAGGCTTTAA
- a CDS encoding response regulator, with the protein MSYILLVEDDLEIATTLLRFLKVKKFETKHLTSGEHVIATIKETKPDIVLLDVMIPVVNGVECCKLIREFSDVPVILLTAKVEEEDRVIGLESGADDYVCKPFSAMELILRIKAILKRGRKNLFSNTFTVNIDTYKLTYKEKNTELTHLEFSLFNLLYKQPERVFSRTQILEFAYPDMRDISDRTIDAHVKNIRKKIKGIGISNAVIESVYGAGYRFVAPSE; encoded by the coding sequence ATGTCCTATATTTTGTTAGTTGAAGATGATTTAGAAATAGCGACAACTCTTTTACGTTTTCTTAAAGTTAAAAAATTTGAAACAAAGCACCTAACTAGCGGTGAACATGTTATAGCTACGATCAAAGAAACCAAACCTGACATTGTTTTACTTGATGTTATGATCCCTGTTGTAAACGGGGTTGAATGCTGCAAACTCATTAGAGAGTTTTCAGACGTACCGGTTATCTTGCTCACAGCTAAAGTTGAAGAAGAAGATCGAGTGATAGGCCTTGAATCCGGCGCAGACGACTATGTGTGCAAACCATTTAGTGCTATGGAACTTATCTTACGTATTAAAGCAATTTTGAAACGAGGAAGAAAGAACTTATTTTCAAATACTTTTACTGTAAATATTGATACCTATAAGCTCACCTATAAAGAAAAAAATACTGAACTTACTCACCTTGAATTTAGCCTGTTTAATTTGCTTTATAAGCAACCGGAAAGAGTATTTTCTCGCACACAAATTTTAGAGTTTGCTTATCCGGATATGCGTGATATTTCAGATCGAACTATTGATGCTCACGTTAAGAACATTCGCAAAAAAATTAAAGGTATAGGAATAAGTAATGCCGTTATCGAATCAGTATATGGTGCAGGTTATCGCTTTGTAGCTCCTAGTGAATAA
- a CDS encoding two-component regulator propeller domain-containing protein produces the protein MKFFYSCAVFLFHLLYSCCSQAAFNKDLFAPIIYSVDANSRLENKEVREIAQDEAGFLWVGTRGGLFRYDGYEYQKVDSPDNSVDFSNIYVRSMLVDKNVLWVGTMSDGLFQLDLTTYEIKHYRHDNQQLGSISGNQVNDLALDKDGNLWVGTSFGLDLFKRKEQTFLHYRSSEDSKERYFNYLLDIEFDHENTLWLATGKGLAKFDEKTLSFHRVFINDAVGDNHGAKQQHLQGVTVRTIHIADDGRMWLATQKQGTYVVSIEDGHILRLPMEDAAKGKINTVIAQPNKNEIWISGADGVEIRDAATGAILKVLHANRLDAYGLNSKTVFAMSVSKSGLLWLGVSGFGLQYYNPNNNAIKRFDTYSPTLQAVFSRVIDNVIKLSEDKILLFSGGQPEQLNLQTGEVITLKLPFSSNRGNIVSALQLDENNLLLGSESGEIIHYHFPSGTSQRFPLPVVAIKNETVRHMVQGKPGQVWVTLDNHLFRLDLKTMVFEQIMDSQGKPFLNFIQYLMFDKQGRLWVGTPSGVGVIEQDSSHVDMYNTWKGTAGTLSDNYVTQIVENYQGEILLNTRAGLDKLIDKTEGEMRFVPFAEGLHKKSKNEEKLLPLPDGTYWFGAYFKLDPQGNLLAEYDISDGVLVEGPSRATLLLNQKYILNVSSFGISIIDPAKLHHWNLKPPIVISELAIGNKQSSLSLNGKAIYLSPDDNKFSLRFTALDLSSPEDNRYRYKLEGYEDTWNETPSDIRQATYTSLPPGTYQLLLDGTNREGQWSESPLKVEVIVEPKIYQTLWFQLLTILIFCCFLYLFINWRIRIAKSIERQVYERKEAIQRAKMMDALMEKKNQLLADVSHELRTPLTALQLRIEALQHKMEEDVEASYDGLMKKVTDINHLIHDIYQLSKSDIGTLSFELKPYSCVELLNEVAEELAGFAHLHGFKWQQHIAVSPLLQLKVDKEKFTQVLHNLTNNSVAYTDAPGTIALTVEVKGEYLNVVIEDSSPGVAEQDMPKIFERFYRVESSRSRATGGSGLGLAICKSIIEAFQGSIDSSNSPLGGLAVEIKLPISEVK, from the coding sequence ATGAAATTTTTTTATTCATGTGCTGTTTTCTTGTTCCATTTGCTTTATAGCTGTTGCTCGCAAGCGGCATTTAATAAAGATCTTTTTGCTCCTATTATTTATTCTGTTGATGCCAACTCTCGTTTGGAAAATAAAGAAGTTCGTGAGATTGCACAGGATGAAGCTGGATTTCTTTGGGTTGGAACCCGGGGCGGGCTGTTTCGCTATGATGGCTATGAGTATCAAAAGGTTGATTCTCCTGATAATAGTGTTGATTTCTCCAACATATATGTTCGTTCAATGTTGGTTGATAAGAATGTCTTGTGGGTCGGAACCATGTCGGATGGACTATTTCAGTTGGATTTAACTACTTATGAAATAAAGCACTATCGTCATGACAATCAGCAGTTGGGTTCGATTAGCGGCAACCAGGTTAACGATTTGGCTTTGGATAAAGATGGTAATCTTTGGGTGGGCACCAGTTTTGGTTTAGATCTGTTTAAGCGCAAGGAACAAACATTTTTGCATTATCGTTCCAGCGAAGACTCTAAAGAGCGTTATTTTAACTATTTGCTTGATATTGAATTTGATCATGAAAATACCTTGTGGTTGGCTACCGGTAAAGGGCTGGCAAAGTTTGATGAGAAAACATTATCTTTTCATCGGGTATTTATTAATGATGCCGTAGGTGACAATCATGGTGCGAAACAGCAACATTTACAGGGAGTGACGGTTCGAACAATTCATATTGCCGATGATGGCCGTATGTGGTTGGCTACTCAAAAGCAAGGGACTTATGTAGTTTCCATTGAAGATGGTCATATTCTTCGCCTTCCTATGGAAGATGCTGCGAAAGGAAAGATTAATACTGTCATTGCTCAACCAAATAAAAATGAGATATGGATTAGTGGTGCCGATGGTGTTGAAATAAGGGATGCGGCTACAGGAGCTATCTTAAAAGTTTTGCATGCAAACAGGCTTGATGCGTATGGGTTAAATAGTAAAACAGTGTTTGCCATGTCAGTGTCTAAATCTGGATTGCTCTGGCTTGGGGTTTCTGGCTTTGGTTTGCAATACTATAATCCTAACAATAATGCGATTAAACGTTTTGACACTTATTCGCCGACGTTGCAAGCAGTGTTTAGTCGTGTTATCGATAATGTCATTAAACTTTCGGAAGATAAAATCTTGCTGTTCTCCGGTGGGCAGCCCGAGCAGCTTAATTTGCAAACCGGTGAGGTTATTACGCTAAAATTGCCCTTTTCATCTAATCGGGGAAATATTGTAAGTGCTCTACAGCTTGATGAAAATAATCTCCTATTGGGAAGCGAAAGTGGGGAGATTATTCATTATCATTTTCCAAGTGGTACTAGTCAGAGGTTTCCACTGCCTGTTGTGGCAATAAAAAATGAAACTGTTCGGCATATGGTACAGGGGAAACCCGGCCAAGTTTGGGTGACTTTGGATAATCACCTCTTTCGCTTAGACTTGAAGACAATGGTGTTCGAACAAATAATGGATAGCCAGGGAAAACCTTTCCTTAACTTTATCCAGTACTTAATGTTTGATAAACAAGGGCGGTTATGGGTGGGAACCCCAAGTGGTGTCGGTGTGATAGAGCAGGATAGCAGCCATGTTGATATGTATAATACATGGAAGGGGACGGCTGGCACTTTGTCTGATAATTACGTCACTCAAATTGTAGAGAATTATCAGGGAGAAATTTTACTGAATACGCGTGCCGGCCTCGATAAGTTGATAGACAAAACCGAGGGCGAAATGCGCTTTGTGCCTTTTGCCGAAGGATTACATAAAAAAAGTAAGAATGAAGAGAAGTTGTTACCTTTACCTGATGGAACTTACTGGTTTGGTGCATATTTTAAATTAGATCCGCAGGGGAATCTCCTGGCTGAATACGATATTTCTGATGGTGTTTTAGTTGAAGGACCTAGCCGAGCGACACTACTGTTAAATCAAAAATATATATTGAATGTATCATCCTTTGGTATCTCAATTATTGATCCGGCTAAATTACATCACTGGAATCTTAAACCGCCTATTGTTATCAGTGAATTAGCGATTGGCAATAAACAGTCTTCTCTGTCCTTAAACGGTAAAGCTATTTATTTGTCACCAGATGATAATAAATTTTCTTTACGGTTTACGGCATTAGATCTTTCTTCTCCTGAGGATAACCGGTATCGTTATAAGCTGGAAGGTTATGAAGATACCTGGAATGAAACCCCTTCTGATATCAGGCAAGCAACATATACTTCATTGCCTCCCGGTACTTATCAACTATTACTTGACGGAACAAATCGCGAAGGTCAATGGTCTGAATCTCCTCTAAAAGTTGAAGTGATTGTTGAACCTAAAATTTATCAGACCTTATGGTTTCAATTATTAACTATCCTGATTTTTTGTTGCTTTCTTTACTTATTTATTAATTGGCGTATCCGTATAGCCAAATCAATTGAGCGTCAAGTTTACGAAAGAAAAGAAGCTATTCAAAGGGCAAAGATGATGGATGCGCTTATGGAAAAGAAAAATCAGTTGCTAGCTGATGTCTCTCATGAATTACGTACTCCTCTGACTGCGCTGCAATTAAGAATTGAAGCATTACAGCATAAGATGGAAGAAGATGTTGAAGCGTCTTATGACGGATTAATGAAAAAAGTTACTGATATTAACCATCTTATCCATGATATTTATCAGTTATCCAAATCAGATATCGGTACCCTGAGCTTTGAGTTGAAACCTTATTCTTGCGTCGAGTTATTAAATGAGGTTGCCGAAGAGCTTGCTGGATTTGCTCATTTGCACGGCTTTAAATGGCAACAGCATATAGCTGTGTCGCCATTGTTACAGCTAAAAGTTGATAAAGAGAAGTTTACTCAAGTCTTACATAATTTAACTAATAATAGTGTTGCTTATACGGATGCGCCGGGTACTATTGCCTTAACTGTTGAAGTAAAAGGTGAATACTTGAATGTTGTGATAGAGGATAGTTCACCAGGAGTGGCCGAACAAGATATGCCGAAGATTTTTGAACGATTTTACCGTGTTGAATCTTCGCGGAGTCGTGCAACAGGGGGGTCTGGTTTAGGGCTTGCGATTTGCAAAAGTATTATTGAGGCATTTCAAGGAAGTATCGACTCATCAAACAGCCCTTTGGGAGGTTTAGCTGTTGAAATTAAATTGCCGATCAGTGAGGTTAAGTAG
- the motA gene encoding flagellar motor stator protein MotA: MAFIGGIILLVVSLFGGYKFMHGNLTALWQPFEIAMIVGSAVGAFIIANPRHIIKAVYGNIVTFISPKKYEPVDPLEVLGLMYMLLESLKNDGAQALSKHINAPKQSEFFKQYPAILADICLTNFIIDYFRIISTGKMSTKDIAALIDIEIESRLQELSMPAAALNKIADYLPGFGILSAILGIVTAMGSLGGDPQVLGQQVAAALVGTFIGLLLSYGIIGPLSSALAYRALEEIKLFDACKATLIATVSGIPPKLAIEFGRKTLFSTDRPSFKRVQKLTQVSVS; encoded by the coding sequence ATGGCATTTATCGGTGGTATTATTTTATTAGTCGTAAGCCTTTTTGGCGGATACAAATTCATGCACGGTAACCTGACCGCATTATGGCAGCCGTTTGAAATCGCGATGATTGTTGGCTCCGCCGTAGGGGCATTTATCATTGCAAACCCCCGGCATATCATCAAAGCGGTTTACGGCAACATCGTCACTTTTATATCTCCCAAAAAATATGAGCCGGTTGACCCACTAGAAGTGTTAGGGCTTATGTATATGCTGTTGGAAAGTTTAAAAAATGATGGTGCGCAGGCATTGAGTAAGCACATCAATGCCCCCAAACAAAGCGAATTTTTTAAGCAGTATCCGGCAATATTAGCTGATATTTGCCTAACCAATTTTATCATTGATTATTTTCGTATTATTTCTACCGGTAAAATGAGCACTAAAGATATAGCAGCTCTCATTGATATAGAAATAGAAAGCCGCCTTCAGGAACTATCCATGCCTGCTGCCGCACTCAATAAAATTGCCGACTACTTACCCGGATTTGGTATTTTATCGGCCATATTAGGTATTGTCACAGCGATGGGCTCTCTCGGGGGAGATCCTCAGGTTTTGGGGCAGCAAGTAGCGGCGGCATTAGTTGGCACCTTCATAGGGTTACTGCTGAGCTATGGGATAATAGGTCCGCTAAGCAGTGCGCTTGCTTATAGAGCATTGGAAGAAATTAAGCTATTCGATGCCTGTAAAGCTACGTTAATTGCTACTGTCAGCGGTATTCCTCCCAAATTAGCCATTGAGTTCGGCCGAAAAACACTTTTTAGTACCGACCGCCCTAGCTTTAAAAGGGTACAAAAACTCACACAGGTGTCTGTATCATGA
- a CDS encoding ISAs1 family transposase, producing MTETTISQVFSDLTDPRVTRTQRHPLVNILTISICAIICGCDDFCAIEEYGKSKQDWFSEFLDLSHGIPSHDTFGDVLNRLNPKEFGEAFIRWVSQLGHLNDDIVAIDGKVMRSTLDKASGNPAIHIVSAWSVKNNLCFGQVKVADKSNEITAIPILLKLLDIKGATITTDAMGCQYKIGDQIVDKEANYLLALKGNQGEFHDDVKFFLETQLAKHFSTVEHSVHKTVDGEHGRVEQRDIWLTTDVDWLIERHPKWNTVKAIAVVDSTRESGGKVSREKRYYITSHADKSAEFLAMAIRSHWHVENKLHWQLDVSFNEDQNRLRSGHAAENIALMNKVALNLLKNELSAKVGVKNKRLKAGWDNNYMMKVLTVGFKAV from the coding sequence ATGACAGAGACGACTATCAGCCAAGTATTTAGTGATCTAACCGACCCTCGTGTAACTCGAACTCAGCGCCACCCCCTGGTTAATATATTAACCATTTCAATATGCGCCATTATCTGTGGGTGCGATGATTTCTGCGCAATTGAAGAATATGGCAAATCTAAGCAAGATTGGTTTAGTGAATTTTTAGATTTATCTCATGGCATTCCAAGCCATGATACCTTCGGTGATGTATTAAACCGATTAAATCCCAAAGAATTTGGTGAGGCATTCATCCGTTGGGTTAGCCAGTTAGGTCACTTAAATGATGATATTGTCGCCATTGACGGTAAAGTGATGCGCAGTACGCTTGATAAAGCTTCTGGTAACCCTGCAATACATATAGTCAGTGCTTGGTCTGTAAAGAATAATCTCTGTTTTGGTCAGGTTAAAGTTGCAGATAAGTCTAATGAAATTACAGCCATCCCAATCTTGTTAAAGCTATTAGATATTAAAGGGGCAACCATCACAACAGATGCCATGGGTTGCCAGTATAAAATTGGTGACCAAATAGTTGATAAAGAGGCGAATTATTTATTGGCACTTAAGGGGAACCAAGGGGAATTTCATGATGACGTGAAGTTTTTCTTAGAAACTCAGTTAGCTAAGCACTTCAGCACAGTAGAACATAGCGTTCATAAAACAGTGGATGGTGAGCACGGTCGTGTTGAACAGCGGGATATTTGGTTAACAACAGATGTGGACTGGCTTATAGAGCGCCATCCTAAATGGAATACCGTCAAAGCGATAGCTGTGGTGGATTCAACGAGGGAAAGTGGTGGCAAGGTATCGAGAGAGAAACGCTATTACATAACGAGCCATGCAGATAAAAGTGCCGAATTTTTGGCAATGGCGATACGTAGTCATTGGCACGTTGAGAATAAGCTGCATTGGCAATTGGATGTTAGCTTTAACGAAGACCAAAATCGGCTTCGTAGCGGACATGCTGCTGAAAATATAGCATTGATGAATAAAGTAGCGCTTAACCTACTTAAAAATGAGCTCAGTGCCAAAGTTGGCGTAAAAAATAAGCGTCTAAAGGCCGGTTGGGATAATAATTATATGATGAAAGTATTAACCGTTGGATTTAAAGCTGTATGA
- a CDS encoding efflux RND transporter permease subunit — protein MEDQSTINIVLQTPPESSLSYNIGEMQQVVENLLQVEGSTHMWQIVQNSGGFSGLGLVSSNERNFSPQTKLPEVYSRLSGIAGLDLLPVLPGSLPTAGQFEIELVVKSSDSYKKMKNYADQLVRAAFQSGKFLFADTDLKIDLPQIELVLNREKIADLGMDISTVSDQLSVLLSSNYVNRFNAEGKAYRVIPIIGDEVRSKPESILNLSLKLPDGELLPLSAVAELNWQTGPRKLGTFEQQKSFRIYGGALPGTTKEEALSVLEAAAVEILPPSYSLDYAGESRQLRQEGNTLRANGSKSYSFKSNG, from the coding sequence ATAGAAGATCAAAGTACCATCAATATTGTGCTGCAGACACCACCAGAATCTTCTCTTAGTTATAATATTGGAGAAATGCAGCAGGTGGTTGAAAACCTGTTACAAGTAGAAGGCAGCACTCATATGTGGCAAATAGTACAAAATTCTGGCGGCTTTAGTGGCTTAGGGTTGGTATCAAGTAATGAGCGGAATTTCAGTCCACAAACCAAGCTTCCTGAAGTATATAGCCGGTTATCAGGTATTGCCGGCTTAGATTTGTTGCCGGTTTTACCTGGCTCTTTGCCTACTGCCGGACAGTTTGAGATAGAACTGGTTGTAAAATCCAGCGATTCCTATAAAAAAATGAAAAACTATGCTGATCAGCTGGTAAGGGCGGCTTTCCAAAGCGGTAAATTCCTGTTTGCTGATACTGATCTGAAAATCGATTTACCGCAAATTGAGTTGGTGCTCAACCGGGAAAAAATCGCAGATCTCGGTATGGATATATCAACAGTGAGTGATCAACTAAGCGTCCTACTCTCTAGTAATTATGTCAACCGCTTTAATGCAGAAGGTAAAGCTTACCGGGTGATCCCTATAATTGGGGATGAAGTACGTAGCAAGCCGGAAAGTATATTGAATTTGTCCCTCAAATTGCCTGATGGCGAATTACTCCCCTTATCTGCCGTTGCTGAGCTTAACTGGCAAACCGGGCCACGAAAGTTAGGCACCTTTGAGCAGCAGAAGTCATTTCGTATTTATGGAGGGGCCCTGCCCGGTACCACTAAAGAAGAAGCTTTATCGGTTCTTGAAGCTGCAGCGGTCGAGATTTTACCTCCTTCTTATAGCCTTGATTATGCCGGTGAATCACGCCAATTAAGACAAGAGGGCAATACCCTCAGGGCAAACGGGTCTAAATCATACAGCTTTAAATCCAACGGTTAA